The Streptomonospora litoralis genome window below encodes:
- a CDS encoding ATP-binding protein: protein MPAAGWTGYSSRSTAPTSPTTPARPPCCCSPSWPPTRSAHSRSGDGGSYHVRLCLAAGAMRVEVADDGPLEGQVPMQRSAGPDDESGRGLALVAAFADAWGPRCWGRGTYFRLFWSEPIIPLPRRRPGRSYESGDPFAPPRRADGGDARM, encoded by the coding sequence ATGCCCGCGGCTGGCTGGACGGGCTACTCAAGCCGGTCGACCGCCCCCACATCCCCGACGACACCCGCGCGACCGCCGTGCTGCTGCTCTCCGAGCTGGCCACCAACGCGCTCAGCGCACTCCCGCAGCGGCGACGGCGGCAGCTACCACGTCCGGCTGTGCCTGGCCGCCGGAGCGATGCGCGTGGAGGTGGCGGACGACGGGCCGCTGGAGGGCCAGGTCCCCATGCAGCGCTCGGCCGGTCCCGACGACGAGTCCGGGCGCGGCCTGGCGCTCGTCGCCGCGTTCGCCGACGCGTGGGGGCCCCGCTGCTGGGGTCGCGGTACCTACTTCCGGTTGTTCTGGTCGGAACCCATCATCCCGCTCCCCCGCCGCCGGCCCGGCAGGAGCTACGAGAGCGGCGATCCGTTCGCCCCACCCAGGCGTGCAGACGGCGGTGACGCCCGCATGTAG
- a CDS encoding helix-turn-helix domain-containing protein gives MSEEIEGVLDVVGPRLRALRRQRGSTLAEVAAKTGISESTLSRLESGRRRANLELLLPLARAYDVPLDDLVGAPHTGDPRIHLHPIRRYGMTFIPLSRRPGGVQAYKMIIPGRKAPAVPSLKTHSGYEWLYVLNGRLRLVLGERDLVLGPGEAAEFDTTLPHWLGTADGRVVELLILFGTQGERVHVQPRRD, from the coding sequence ATGAGCGAGGAGATCGAGGGCGTGCTGGACGTGGTCGGGCCACGGCTGCGTGCCCTGCGCCGACAGCGCGGCAGCACCCTGGCCGAGGTCGCGGCGAAGACCGGCATCTCGGAGAGCACCCTGTCCCGCCTGGAGAGCGGCCGGCGGCGGGCGAACCTGGAACTGCTCCTGCCGCTGGCACGCGCCTACGACGTCCCCCTGGACGACCTCGTCGGCGCCCCGCACACCGGCGACCCGCGGATCCATCTGCACCCGATCCGCCGCTACGGCATGACGTTCATCCCGCTCTCGCGCCGACCGGGCGGTGTGCAGGCGTACAAGATGATCATTCCCGGCCGCAAGGCACCGGCGGTACCGAGCCTGAAGACCCACAGCGGCTACGAGTGGCTCTACGTCCTCAACGGGCGGCTGCGACTCGTGCTCGGCGAGCGGGACCTCGTTCTCGGTCCGGGTGAGGCCGCCGAGTTCGACACCACGCTGCCGCACTGGCTGGGAACCGCCGACGGGCGGGTGGTCGAGCTACTCATCCTGTTCGGGACGCAGGGCGAGCGCGTCCACGTCCAGCCGCGGCGCGACTGA
- a CDS encoding TetR/AcrR family transcriptional regulator, which translates to MPRPSPTREAPRRGRPGYDQETVLRHAIDLFNRRGYDGTSVGDLARELGLTKSAIYHHFPSKSYLLQAALTEALDALEEVVDTAATAGEDSGPSAYARLESVLRQAVGVLVEHLPAVTLLLRVHGNSDVELDALRRRREIDAKLAALVRAAADEGSLRADIPPELTSRLLFGMVNSLVEWYRPEGRYDAAGVADAVIRIAFEGLALRGE; encoded by the coding sequence ATGCCACGCCCATCGCCCACCAGGGAGGCGCCGCGCCGCGGGCGGCCCGGGTACGACCAGGAGACCGTCCTGCGGCACGCCATCGACCTGTTCAACCGCCGCGGCTACGACGGCACGAGCGTGGGCGACCTGGCGCGTGAGCTGGGCCTGACCAAGTCGGCCATCTACCACCACTTCCCGAGCAAGTCCTACCTGCTGCAGGCGGCGCTGACCGAGGCCCTGGACGCGCTGGAGGAGGTCGTCGACACCGCCGCGACCGCGGGTGAGGACTCCGGGCCGAGCGCGTACGCGCGTCTGGAGTCGGTACTGCGCCAGGCCGTGGGGGTCCTCGTCGAGCACCTGCCCGCGGTGACGCTGCTGCTGCGGGTGCACGGCAACAGCGACGTCGAACTCGACGCTCTGCGCCGCCGCCGCGAGATCGACGCCAAACTCGCCGCCCTCGTCCGCGCCGCCGCCGACGAGGGCTCGCTGCGCGCCGACATACCACCGGAACTCACCAGCCGCCTGCTGTTCGGCATGGTCAACTCCCTGGTCGAGTGGTATCGCCCGGAAGGCCGCTACGACGCGGCGGGCGTCGCCGACGCGGTCATCCGGATCGCCTTCGAGGGTTTGGCGCTGCGCGGGGAATAG
- a CDS encoding NADP-dependent oxidoreductase, whose protein sequence is MRVIGVSEPGGPEALREFDIDERHAGPGEVRIRVRAAAVNPTDTAARSGAYASRQADVSPPHVPGMDAAGDIDEVGPGTTTDLAVGDAVMAVVVPSGSHGAYSEQLVVSVESVVPVPVGADYAEAATLPMNGLTARMALDAMALEPGQTLAVTGAAGAFGGYMIQLAKAEGLRVIADAAADDEQLVRDLGADVVVPRGDDVADRIREAEPGGVDALADGAVQNELVSPAVRDGGQMATVRGFKGDDAAKERGVVFHPVLVMHYNREQAKLDALRKQAEAGVLTLRVARTFPADHAAEAHRLFESGGVRGRLILEF, encoded by the coding sequence ATGCGAGTAATCGGAGTATCCGAACCCGGCGGTCCCGAGGCACTGCGCGAGTTCGACATCGACGAGCGCCACGCGGGCCCCGGCGAGGTGCGCATCCGCGTGCGCGCGGCCGCGGTCAACCCCACCGACACCGCCGCCCGCAGCGGTGCCTACGCCTCCCGGCAAGCCGACGTGTCCCCGCCCCACGTGCCGGGCATGGACGCCGCCGGCGACATCGACGAGGTCGGTCCCGGCACCACGACCGACCTCGCAGTCGGTGACGCGGTGATGGCCGTCGTCGTGCCGAGCGGATCGCACGGCGCCTACAGCGAACAGCTCGTCGTGTCAGTGGAGTCGGTGGTGCCCGTCCCCGTCGGCGCCGACTATGCCGAGGCGGCGACGCTGCCCATGAACGGGCTGACCGCCCGGATGGCGCTGGACGCCATGGCACTGGAACCCGGGCAGACCCTGGCCGTGACCGGAGCGGCCGGCGCCTTCGGCGGCTACATGATCCAGCTGGCCAAGGCCGAGGGCCTGCGGGTGATCGCCGACGCAGCGGCCGACGACGAGCAGCTGGTGCGCGACCTCGGCGCCGACGTCGTGGTCCCGCGCGGCGACGACGTCGCCGACCGCATCCGAGAGGCCGAGCCCGGCGGCGTGGACGCGCTGGCCGACGGCGCGGTGCAGAACGAGCTGGTCAGCCCCGCCGTGCGGGACGGCGGCCAGATGGCCACCGTCCGCGGGTTCAAGGGCGACGACGCGGCGAAGGAGCGCGGCGTCGTCTTCCACCCGGTCCTCGTCATGCACTACAACCGCGAACAGGCCAAACTCGACGCCCTCCGCAAACAGGCCGAGGCGGGCGTGCTGACCCTGCGCGTGGCGCGCACCTTCCCCGCCGACCATGCGGCCGAGGCGCACCGCCTCTTCGAGTCCGGGGGAGTGCGCGGGCGGCTGATCCTGGAGTTCTAG
- a CDS encoding SAM-dependent methyltransferase yields the protein MGADIADTASGAEAARFWDEQYRVPRPAQTDRANPLLAEIAAGLTPGTALDLGCGAGGDALWLAGRGWRVTAVDISANAVRRLTEHARARGLRTSVTAERVDLAEDFPAGGFDLVSAQYLHTPFALPRYRVLRTAAHALRPGGRLVVVDHGSTAPWSWNQDPETHYPTPHEVAAELDLDWARWPIERADMPRRRARGPGGRSATVVDNVLVVRRTA from the coding sequence ATGGGCGCGGACATCGCCGACACCGCATCGGGCGCCGAGGCCGCCCGCTTCTGGGACGAGCAGTACCGCGTCCCCAGGCCGGCCCAGACCGACCGGGCGAATCCACTGCTGGCCGAAATCGCAGCGGGCCTCACCCCGGGCACCGCCCTGGACCTGGGCTGCGGGGCCGGCGGTGACGCGCTCTGGCTGGCCGGCCGCGGGTGGCGGGTCACCGCCGTCGACATCTCCGCCAACGCGGTCCGGCGCCTCACCGAGCACGCCCGTGCGCGCGGCCTGCGGACTTCGGTGACGGCGGAGCGCGTCGACCTGGCCGAGGACTTCCCCGCGGGCGGCTTCGACCTGGTGTCCGCCCAGTACCTGCACACACCGTTCGCGCTGCCGCGGTACCGGGTGCTGCGCACGGCCGCGCACGCGCTGCGGCCCGGCGGGCGGCTCGTGGTCGTCGATCACGGATCCACGGCGCCCTGGTCCTGGAACCAGGACCCGGAGACCCACTACCCCACTCCGCACGAGGTGGCGGCCGAGCTGGACCTCGACTGGGCCCGGTGGCCGATCGAGCGCGCCGACATGCCCCGGCGCCGCGCGAGGGGGCCGGGCGGCCGGTCCGCGACCGTCGTCGACAACGTGCTGGTCGTCCGCCGAACCGCCTGA
- a CDS encoding PadR family transcriptional regulator, whose translation MTKRTPRMSEPTYFILAALLGGPLHGYGIIKRAEEQSGGRVRPAVGTLYGALDRLASEGLIEVDREETVEGRPRRYFRITGDGREAVTAEARRMRQAAAVVIGAPSVPGGTATA comes from the coding sequence GTGACGAAGAGAACTCCGCGGATGAGCGAACCCACGTACTTCATCCTCGCCGCGCTGCTGGGCGGGCCGCTGCACGGCTACGGGATCATCAAACGCGCCGAGGAGCAGTCCGGCGGGCGGGTGCGCCCGGCGGTGGGCACCCTCTACGGCGCGCTGGACCGCCTGGCGTCCGAGGGGCTGATCGAGGTGGACCGCGAGGAGACGGTCGAGGGACGGCCGCGGCGCTACTTCCGCATCACCGGCGACGGGCGCGAGGCGGTCACCGCCGAGGCGCGGCGCATGCGGCAGGCGGCGGCCGTCGTCATCGGCGCGCCGAGCGTGCCGGGCGGGACGGCGACCGCATGA
- a CDS encoding helix-turn-helix domain-containing protein — MDVDKRTLQRFGREIARTRKMADVTQDALARELGVSPSHISNIERGYRSPVASFVPKLDAALQVDGRLVRLWGELTGSGRPAWLAEVATLIREASAVMDYQNAVLPGLLQTESYARELITAGTPWASSDDVAVAVDERMRRAQEFVNAEEPLLWVVLDQTIIQRKFVPEAVRREQLDQIVRLVESERISVQVVATHYLGHPGLTGPFKVITPGSGADVVYAESIHEGQVITAAQDVARYRLLFGRLQAVALGPAESLLMIRRELDDD, encoded by the coding sequence ATGGATGTAGACAAGAGAACACTGCAGCGATTCGGTCGCGAAATTGCGCGCACGCGAAAGATGGCCGATGTTACCCAAGATGCCTTAGCGCGAGAGCTTGGGGTGAGTCCGTCCCATATATCCAACATCGAGCGCGGGTACCGCTCTCCGGTTGCGTCGTTCGTTCCGAAACTCGATGCAGCTTTGCAAGTCGATGGGCGTCTGGTGCGCTTATGGGGCGAATTGACTGGAAGCGGGCGCCCTGCCTGGTTAGCCGAAGTTGCTACGTTGATACGTGAGGCATCGGCCGTCATGGACTACCAGAACGCGGTCCTACCTGGACTACTGCAAACGGAGTCTTATGCTCGCGAACTGATCACAGCAGGAACGCCGTGGGCGTCTTCCGACGATGTGGCGGTTGCCGTGGACGAGCGCATGAGACGAGCGCAGGAGTTTGTCAACGCCGAAGAACCCCTTCTTTGGGTGGTGCTGGATCAGACGATCATCCAACGCAAGTTCGTGCCAGAAGCTGTTCGGCGTGAGCAGCTCGATCAGATCGTAAGACTCGTCGAGTCCGAGCGCATATCCGTCCAGGTCGTTGCAACGCACTACCTCGGGCATCCGGGGCTCACCGGTCCCTTCAAGGTCATCACACCTGGCTCTGGTGCTGATGTGGTATACGCCGAGAGCATCCACGAGGGGCAGGTCATAACCGCTGCGCAAGACGTAGCGCGGTACCGTCTGCTGTTTGGCAGGCTTCAAGCAGTGGCTCTGGGACCGGCCGAATCCCTTCTAATGATCCGGAGAGAGTTAGACGATGACTGA
- a CDS encoding ABC transporter ATP-binding protein, giving the protein MTDVSEETQQQTAAHEEQPPTVIVDDLHVVYRLRGSGQGKGGGKGGRAGKAELRAQAAASRQERQDGGGRASRALKRLRGQQSKGGRQVHAIKGVSFTAYRGEAIGVIGSNGSGKSTILRAIAGLMPPESGRVFTQGQPSLLGVNAALMNDLSGERNVILGCLAMGMTPDEAYAKREEIIKFSGINEKGDFSSLPMRAYSSGMAARLRFAIASAKNHDVLMIDEALATGDRKFRKRSEARIRDLREEAGTVFLVSHSNKSIKDTCDRVLWLESGSLVMDGPTDEVLEAYEEFMSR; this is encoded by the coding sequence GTGACTGACGTGTCCGAGGAAACCCAGCAGCAGACCGCTGCGCACGAGGAGCAGCCGCCCACGGTCATCGTGGACGACCTGCACGTCGTCTACCGGCTGCGCGGCTCCGGCCAGGGCAAGGGCGGTGGCAAAGGCGGCCGCGCCGGCAAGGCCGAGCTGCGCGCGCAGGCGGCGGCGAGCCGGCAGGAGCGCCAGGACGGCGGCGGGCGCGCCTCGCGTGCGCTCAAGCGCCTCCGCGGCCAGCAGAGCAAGGGCGGCCGCCAGGTGCACGCCATCAAGGGCGTGAGCTTCACCGCCTACCGGGGCGAGGCGATCGGGGTCATCGGTTCCAACGGCTCCGGCAAGTCCACCATCCTGCGGGCCATCGCCGGGTTGATGCCGCCCGAGAGCGGCCGCGTCTTCACCCAGGGGCAACCCTCCCTCCTGGGAGTCAACGCCGCGCTGATGAACGACCTCAGCGGCGAGCGCAACGTCATCCTCGGCTGCCTGGCGATGGGCATGACGCCCGATGAGGCCTACGCCAAGCGCGAGGAGATCATCAAGTTCTCCGGGATCAACGAGAAGGGCGACTTCAGCTCCCTGCCGATGCGCGCCTACTCCTCCGGGATGGCAGCCCGGCTGCGCTTCGCCATCGCCTCGGCCAAGAACCACGACGTGCTGATGATCGACGAGGCGCTGGCCACCGGCGACCGCAAATTCCGCAAGCGCTCCGAGGCTCGGATCCGCGACCTGCGCGAGGAGGCGGGCACGGTCTTCCTCGTCAGCCACAGCAACAAGTCCATCAAGGACACCTGCGACCGGGTGCTGTGGCTGGAGAGCGGCAGCCTGGTCATGGACGGGCCCACCGACGAGGTGCTGGAGGCCTACGAGGAGTTCATGAGCCGCTGA
- a CDS encoding DUF397 domain-containing protein, with protein MTEWRKSSYSGATNECVEVGTTWRKSSYSNASGGECVEVADSPDTVLLRDTQHRSHGHVGFPTFEWAAFLQQVKDGHI; from the coding sequence ATGACTGAGTGGCGTAAGTCGAGTTACAGCGGTGCAACCAACGAGTGCGTAGAGGTCGGCACCACCTGGCGCAAATCCAGCTACAGCAACGCCTCAGGCGGCGAATGCGTCGAGGTCGCTGACTCCCCCGACACGGTCCTCCTCCGCGACACCCAGCACCGCTCCCACGGCCACGTGGGATTCCCCACTTTCGAATGGGCCGCCTTCCTCCAGCAGGTCAAGGACGGTCACATCTAG
- a CDS encoding TetR/AcrR family transcriptional regulator has product MSDAEKPRQARRAPAGAAVLQQDVTLAIQAAVFTELAKHGYGRLSIEAVARRAGVGKTAIYRRWSSKLQMVVDVVSTAAVKVMPVPDTGTLSGDIRELLDAGAQAMRHPLASQIVPDLLAEAARNPDIAETLENALRETQQGLSAVMVKNAVERGDLPADTDAELAFDMVFGPLYWRVAVTRSPVSDDYLDRLAEGATAALIRAHGPAERPAD; this is encoded by the coding sequence GTGTCCGATGCGGAGAAACCCCGGCAGGCGCGCCGCGCCCCCGCGGGAGCCGCTGTTCTGCAGCAGGATGTCACGCTGGCTATCCAGGCGGCCGTCTTCACCGAGCTGGCGAAGCACGGGTACGGGCGCCTGTCCATCGAGGCCGTGGCCAGACGGGCGGGCGTCGGCAAAACAGCAATCTACCGCCGCTGGAGTTCCAAGCTGCAAATGGTCGTCGACGTGGTCTCGACGGCCGCGGTGAAGGTGATGCCGGTGCCCGACACCGGGACACTCAGCGGCGACATACGCGAACTGCTCGACGCGGGCGCCCAGGCGATGCGGCACCCGCTGGCTTCGCAGATCGTACCCGACCTTCTGGCCGAGGCTGCACGAAACCCCGACATAGCCGAAACTCTGGAGAACGCGCTGCGGGAGACCCAGCAGGGACTCAGCGCGGTGATGGTCAAGAACGCGGTGGAGCGGGGCGACCTGCCGGCCGACACCGACGCCGAACTGGCGTTCGACATGGTTTTCGGTCCCCTGTACTGGCGCGTGGCCGTAACCCGCAGCCCGGTGTCCGACGACTACCTCGACCGCCTCGCCGAGGGCGCCACGGCCGCCCTGATCCGCGCGCACGGGCCCGCGGAGCGCCCGGCGGACTGA
- a CDS encoding DinB family protein, protein MPPTHRSAERRPDAGPPKTGPAEKEVLVGFLDYLRASVAAKAQGVPEPQIRTPGVASGTNLLGLVKHLTHVERHWLLGQPVTDWKATFHPEPEESADDILRAYRETTRRANEVVAACPDPGADGPRPGARPGPAPSLRWTLTHMIEETGRHAGHADILRELIDGSTGR, encoded by the coding sequence ATGCCACCGACGCACCGATCCGCCGAGCGCCGCCCCGACGCCGGCCCGCCGAAGACCGGCCCGGCAGAGAAGGAGGTACTGGTCGGCTTCCTCGACTACCTGCGGGCCTCGGTGGCCGCCAAGGCCCAGGGAGTCCCGGAGCCGCAGATCCGCACGCCCGGAGTGGCGTCGGGCACGAACCTGCTCGGCCTCGTCAAACACCTCACCCATGTGGAACGCCACTGGCTGCTCGGCCAACCGGTCACCGACTGGAAGGCCACCTTCCACCCCGAACCGGAGGAAAGCGCCGACGACATCCTGCGCGCCTACCGCGAGACCACGCGGCGCGCGAACGAGGTGGTCGCCGCCTGCCCCGATCCCGGCGCGGACGGACCGCGACCGGGTGCCAGGCCCGGCCCGGCGCCGTCGCTGCGCTGGACCCTGACCCACATGATCGAGGAGACCGGGCGCCACGCCGGGCACGCCGACATCCTGCGCGAACTGATCGACGGCTCCACCGGCCGCTGA
- a CDS encoding ABC transporter permease, producing the protein MALDGVTRDRPEPDAAEMASRYGLSVSGARPGLPEYLRRLWEHRYFIGEFAKARSSTKYTRARLGAFWFVLTPLLNAAVYYLIFGLLLGTSRGVEDFISFLVIGVFIFTFTRNTVTSGVKAVYGERGLIRALHFPRAVLPITQVTIQLRQMVISMVVLMVIVAARGNLPDWEWLLMVPVLALQLMFNTGLALWAARLGSKASDAAQWLPFVLRAWMYGSGVLYSVERFTQGAPEWVGVLLNVQPAAVYIDFMRYALMSTDNFGAENLPPYAWLIALGWALLALIAGFVYFYRAEEEYGRD; encoded by the coding sequence GTGGCACTAGACGGAGTCACCAGAGATCGGCCGGAACCCGACGCCGCGGAGATGGCGTCCAGGTACGGCCTGTCGGTAAGCGGGGCCCGGCCCGGCCTGCCGGAGTACCTCCGCCGGCTGTGGGAGCACCGGTACTTCATCGGGGAGTTCGCCAAGGCACGCTCCTCGACGAAGTACACCCGCGCGCGGCTCGGCGCGTTCTGGTTCGTCCTGACCCCGCTGCTGAACGCAGCGGTCTACTACCTGATTTTCGGTCTGCTGCTGGGCACCAGCCGAGGTGTCGAGGACTTCATCTCCTTCCTGGTGATCGGCGTCTTCATCTTCACCTTCACCCGCAACACGGTGACCAGCGGCGTGAAGGCGGTCTACGGCGAGCGCGGCCTGATCCGGGCGCTGCACTTCCCGCGCGCCGTGCTGCCGATCACCCAGGTCACCATCCAGCTCCGGCAGATGGTGATCTCCATGGTGGTGCTGATGGTGATCGTCGCCGCGCGGGGCAACCTGCCCGACTGGGAATGGCTGCTGATGGTGCCCGTACTGGCGCTGCAGCTGATGTTCAACACCGGGCTCGCGCTATGGGCCGCCCGGCTCGGCAGCAAGGCGTCCGACGCCGCGCAGTGGCTGCCGTTCGTGCTGCGCGCCTGGATGTACGGTTCGGGTGTGCTCTACAGCGTCGAGCGTTTCACCCAGGGCGCGCCCGAGTGGGTGGGCGTCCTGCTCAACGTGCAGCCGGCCGCCGTCTACATCGACTTCATGCGCTACGCGCTGATGAGCACCGACAACTTCGGCGCCGAGAATCTGCCGCCCTACGCCTGGCTGATCGCCCTGGGCTGGGCGCTGCTCGCGCTGATCGCGGGGTTCGTCTACTTCTACCGGGCCGAGGAGGAGTACGGCCGTGACTGA
- a CDS encoding glycoside hydrolase family 9 protein, with translation MSPSPSRSRFAAGAVTAASALAVSMLAGVPAAQAAEQVTNGGFDDGKTGWWNTENTPAEVTDGRLCAEVPGETTNAWDAIVGQDDVALTSGESYELTFTATATAEVGIRALVQEPAEPYTTFLSERPTLSAEEQTFSYVFTADTSMEDAQLAFQLGGSAEAWTFCLDDVSLQGGVEPPEYNPDTGPPVKVNQVGYLPDGPKNATLVTDATEAQPWTLNNAGGEAVAEGQTTPEGTDQSSGLNVHSIDFSDYTTEGSGYTLTVGEDTSHPFDISGSAYRDLRTDALSLYYPQRSGIEIDDSLMPGYGRAAGHIGVEPNQGDLSVPCDPDFDPCGYELDVSGGWYDAGDHGKYVVNGGISASQVMSVWERTTYADTASPGKLDDGSLSIPEQGNDVPDVLDEARWEMDFLMSMQVPEGEELAGMAHHKIHDAEWTGLPLMPAEDPQPRYLQPPSTAATLNLAATGAQCARVFESYAPDFADRCLAAAEKAWDAAQANPDMLAPADNGTGGGAYSDDNVSDEFYWAAAELFITTGEQAYEDAVTGSEQHTEDVFTAAGASWGSVAPLARMNLATIPNELGDRDRIVDTVVAGADQYLNTLNDHAFGLPYAPEDNVFVWGSNSQVLNNMVVMATAFDLTGDAAYRDGVLEGMDYILGRNALGQSYVTGYGENDARNQHSRWYANQLDPDLPNPPAGTLAGGPNAQSSTWDPIAQDKLEGCAPQFCYIDHIESWATNELTINWNAPLSIVASFVADQTAGDEPPPEDETAPTAPGKPEVSEVTASGATLTWEASTDEGGSGVDGYDVYREQSDGFWKVGSASGTSFELTGLEPETEYTYHVVARDGAGNESDAGPSTSFTTEADGNGGGATCEVEYSTSQWNGGFTASVAITNTGDSPIRDWELAFEFTEGQQLTHGWSAQWSQDGSAVTASGNSWNSDIAPGSSVNAGFNGNWQGSNPAPEEFTVNGEVCS, from the coding sequence ATGAGCCCATCCCCATCCCGCAGCAGGTTCGCTGCGGGGGCGGTCACGGCCGCCTCCGCGCTCGCAGTGTCCATGCTGGCCGGCGTGCCCGCCGCCCAGGCCGCCGAGCAGGTGACCAACGGCGGGTTCGACGACGGCAAGACCGGCTGGTGGAACACCGAGAACACCCCGGCAGAGGTCACCGACGGTCGGCTGTGCGCCGAGGTCCCCGGCGAGACGACCAACGCCTGGGACGCCATCGTGGGCCAGGACGACGTCGCCCTCACCTCGGGCGAGTCCTACGAGCTCACCTTCACCGCCACCGCCACCGCCGAGGTCGGCATCCGCGCCCTGGTCCAGGAGCCCGCCGAGCCCTACACCACGTTCCTGTCGGAGCGCCCGACGCTCTCGGCCGAGGAGCAGACCTTCAGCTACGTCTTCACCGCGGACACCTCGATGGAGGACGCCCAGCTGGCCTTCCAGCTCGGCGGCTCCGCCGAGGCGTGGACGTTCTGCCTGGACGACGTGTCGCTGCAGGGCGGTGTCGAGCCGCCGGAATACAACCCCGACACCGGTCCCCCGGTCAAGGTCAACCAGGTCGGCTACCTGCCCGACGGCCCGAAGAACGCCACGCTGGTCACGGACGCCACCGAGGCCCAGCCGTGGACGCTGAACAACGCCGGCGGCGAGGCCGTCGCCGAGGGGCAGACCACGCCGGAGGGGACCGACCAGAGCTCGGGGCTCAACGTCCACTCCATCGACTTCAGCGACTACACCACCGAAGGCAGCGGCTACACGCTGACTGTCGGCGAGGACACCAGCCACCCCTTCGACATCTCCGGTAGCGCCTACCGCGACCTGCGGACCGACGCGCTGTCGCTGTACTACCCGCAGCGCAGCGGCATCGAGATCGACGACTCGCTGATGCCGGGCTACGGGCGCGCGGCCGGCCACATCGGGGTGGAGCCCAACCAGGGCGACCTGAGCGTGCCGTGCGACCCGGACTTCGACCCGTGCGGCTACGAGCTGGACGTCTCCGGCGGCTGGTACGACGCCGGCGACCACGGCAAGTACGTGGTCAACGGCGGCATCTCCGCCTCCCAGGTGATGAGCGTGTGGGAGCGCACCACCTACGCCGACACCGCCAGCCCGGGCAAGCTCGACGACGGCTCGCTGTCCATCCCCGAGCAGGGCAACGACGTCCCCGACGTGCTGGACGAGGCGCGCTGGGAGATGGACTTCCTGATGAGCATGCAGGTGCCCGAGGGCGAGGAGCTCGCCGGGATGGCGCACCACAAGATCCACGACGCGGAGTGGACGGGCCTGCCGCTGATGCCGGCCGAGGACCCGCAGCCGCGCTACCTGCAGCCGCCCTCCACGGCGGCCACGCTCAACCTCGCCGCCACCGGCGCGCAGTGCGCCCGGGTGTTCGAGTCCTACGCCCCCGACTTCGCCGACCGGTGCCTCGCGGCCGCCGAGAAGGCATGGGACGCGGCGCAGGCCAACCCGGACATGCTCGCCCCCGCCGACAACGGCACGGGAGGCGGCGCCTACAGCGACGACAACGTCTCCGACGAGTTCTACTGGGCCGCGGCCGAGCTGTTCATCACCACCGGTGAGCAAGCCTACGAGGACGCCGTGACCGGCTCGGAGCAGCACACCGAGGACGTCTTCACCGCCGCCGGCGCGAGCTGGGGCTCCGTGGCGCCGCTGGCCCGGATGAACCTGGCGACGATCCCCAACGAGCTGGGCGACCGCGACCGCATCGTCGACACCGTCGTCGCGGGCGCCGACCAGTACCTGAACACGCTCAACGACCACGCCTTCGGACTGCCCTACGCACCCGAGGACAACGTGTTCGTGTGGGGCTCCAACAGCCAGGTGCTGAACAACATGGTGGTCATGGCCACGGCCTTCGACCTCACCGGCGACGCCGCCTACCGCGACGGCGTGCTGGAGGGCATGGACTACATCCTGGGCCGAAACGCCCTGGGCCAGTCCTACGTCACCGGCTACGGCGAGAACGACGCCCGCAACCAGCACAGCCGGTGGTACGCCAACCAGCTCGACCCGGATCTGCCCAACCCGCCCGCGGGCACGCTGGCGGGCGGCCCCAACGCCCAGAGCAGCACCTGGGACCCGATCGCGCAGGACAAGCTGGAGGGCTGCGCTCCCCAGTTCTGCTACATCGACCACATCGAGTCCTGGGCCACCAACGAGCTGACCATCAACTGGAACGCGCCGCTGTCGATCGTCGCGTCGTTCGTCGCCGACCAGACGGCCGGCGACGAACCGCCGCCGGAGGACGAGACGGCCCCCACGGCCCCCGGCAAGCCGGAGGTCTCGGAGGTCACCGCCTCGGGCGCCACCCTGACCTGGGAGGCGTCGACCGACGAGGGCGGCAGCGGAGTGGACGGCTACGACGTCTACCGGGAGCAGAGCGACGGCTTCTGGAAGGTCGGTTCCGCGAGCGGCACTTCGTTCGAGCTGACCGGCCTGGAGCCCGAGACCGAGTACACCTACCACGTCGTCGCCCGCGACGGCGCGGGCAACGAGTCCGACGCCGGCCCGAGCACCTCGTTCACCACCGAGGCCGACGGCAACGGCGGCGGTGCGACGTGCGAGGTCGAATACAGCACCAGCCAGTGGAACGGCGGGTTCACCGCGTCGGTGGCGATCACCAACACCGGCGACTCCCCGATCCGGGACTGGGAGCTGGCCTTCGAGTTCACCGAGGGGCAGCAGCTCACCCACGGCTGGAGCGCACAGTGGTCCCAGGACGGGAGCGCCGTCACGGCCTCGGGCAACTCCTGGAACTCCGACATCGCGCCGGGCTCCTCGGTCAACGCCGGGTTCAACGGCAACTGGCAGGGCAGCAACCCCGCACCGGAGGAGTTCACCGTCAACGGCGAGGTGTGCAGCTAA